The window CGGGCCTCAAACGGCAGTATCTACATAAACTGCATGATAATTTCGGAATTTATCAATGCCTTTTCAAGGATAGAGTTCAGGCAGCAGTCCCAGTTTTCAAGGTACAAGGACTTTCGAAATTCTCCTGGCTTCCGGGCTGTAGCCCAGGACATAGCCTACAACGTTAGAAAAATCCTAAAAAATACCCTTGCCTGCGACTCTGACTTTGTAGCCATAGATCTCCCGGAAATCATAGACATTTTCGAGCAGGGAAAATATGATTTCAATGACCTCGTCTTTGCAGAAGTCTGCCGCTCAAAAGAAATGATCTTCGTAACCCATGACAAGGATTTCAGTGACATGGGAGTTGAGGTCCTGACTGCAAATGGGAGGCTGCTTGGGGAAACCGAAGATTGACCCCGCAGTCACGAAAAAATAAGGCAGGATGCTTTTGACTTTAGTCATGAGAGGAATGCCGTCAATTTTCTGGCATTCCTTTCATGTTTGGATTTCTCCACTCTGCTTTGGAAACGAATTTCCTCCGCAGGTAACGTACTTTCGTATCTCCTCTCGCCAATGTTGGATATGCTTGTTATGTGTAACACACCGCCCCCTACCTCTCAGGACTTTTAATGCTACACGATAGAGCTACAAACTGAGGAAGCATTCGCAGGTATCATGACATTTCCAACGTAGTCAATTAAGACTCAGGCTGGTCAACCGGGGCACTATTACATGCCTGCCACTTTACAGGCTGTCCAACAATTACTCTCAGTAATATCTGAATTCCTTCTTTTTCGATTTAAAGGCTTTAAATTCCTTATTTTGTGCATGTTTTTGCCCTGAAATTGAATTGTCGGACAGCCTGTTTAGTGACGG is drawn from Methanosarcina lacustris Z-7289 and contains these coding sequences:
- a CDS encoding type II toxin-antitoxin system VapC family toxin; this translates as MRNKVHTATVYSLKPSAKVRPIKAHPAKTIPVKVHSIKSYEFSQPQSFFFDTNIWLYIYGPISWQDPRSEIYSSALKKIRASNGSIYINCMIISEFINAFSRIEFRQQSQFSRYKDFRNSPGFRAVAQDIAYNVRKILKNTLACDSDFVAIDLPEIIDIFEQGKYDFNDLVFAEVCRSKEMIFVTHDKDFSDMGVEVLTANGRLLGETED